atccatcccaatctttcaaaCAACAGATCAAATAtctgatattaactgcccaataataaaatctaaaattaggcaatgctaatccaccgtccttctttgccttctgtaagtatattttacctaacctgggatttttattctgccatatatatgaggaaatttttgaatcaacattagtaaaaaaagatttcagaataaaaattggtaccgcttgaaaaatatataaaaacttgggtaaaataaccatcttaatagtgttaatctgacctatcagagataaagataatggtgaccacttagtaaacaagcatttaatctgatcaattaagggtacaaaattaaccctaaataagtctttatagttttttgtgattttaatccctaagtaaataaaagagtcattaactaatttaaaagataaatttccataaattgggacctgtctatttaaaggaaacaattcactcttattaagatttaatttatacccagaaaaatcacgaagttgagccaacaatgataaaactacaggaatggatttctcaggattagaaataaataataataaatcatctgcatacaaagataacttatgagtatctgtcccacgattaataccaagaatatcctgtgattctctgatagcaattgccaagggttctaaagcaatatcaaataatcgtggactaagaggacaaccttgtctagtgccccgaaataaacgaaaaaagggagatctttgattgttcgTAAACGCCGAGGCTACTggggtatgatatatcagtttaatccaggaaatgaatgttggactaaaattaaacttctccaacatattaataagtatggccattcaactctgtcaaatgctttctccgcatctaatgaaataacacattctgaaatgTTATGTGATGGAGTATACACAATATTCAATAACCTCctgacattgaaaaaagaatagcgatttttaataaaaccggtttgatcttccgagataatttggggtattaccttctccaacctggatgcaagtaacttggaaaaaatcttggaatctacattcaataaggatattggtctatagcgggggtcggcaacctgcggctcccgagccatttgtggctctttcacctctgtgctgcggctccctgtggctttgggaaataattggtcagtatttaattaaaatgtattttatgttagtttgttagcttttgaaatgtaattatggtgatcttgtacaacctaagtgtagcgacacatttcctgccacatcataaaacggctcacaattagccagcattccggctaagggagatagcctacgggggtttgtgagtacgcgtcttttgcagcatctgcgtccatgggggctgggttgagggaagctgaaaagcaaggctgtttagttcgaataaagctatctttgactgcagtttactgacaccgctacaacgtgtttttatcgctggctgtccagacggaaggtgctgaaacgctttgtcgcgtgtctggaagaagtgaaaactttcctgggcagcaaagggctcacctttcctgagctggaacagccagagtggctggaaaagctacacttcatggtagacatgacagcgcacctgaacacgctgaacacagctcttcaggggaaaggacgtacagccctgcacatgttggaggatgttttggcattcgagcgcaagttgacagtgcttgccagagatttacagaaaggcactttgtctcacttccccaatttgagagagttcaaacaaggtcacgacatgataatttcggagtatttacattctgcaatcatcgcaatgcaaacatcgtttgggaaacgcttctgtgagttcagagaggaaaaaaacacattatccttcccggtcactcccttaagcatcgatccttccctactgaatacgactgcattggcaggtgtgagtcaacctgatcttgagatggaactggccgacatagccgacaaagacatatgggtgtccaagtttagacgcttgacagcagaccttgaagatgttgcccgtcagaaggccgttcttgctcagaaacacaaatggagtgatattgaaaacctcacagatgacagcttgcgatcctgtgtaaagatgaaggtgacatcatacagccctgatgtgcagatgctgtgcgctgaggtccaggagcagaaatcccattaaccaagtatgataaatattttaattgcctattattttacttatattcatattttttcattgttcagtgaaatagtcctttcatttttcaggatgacagctggctgacgttatttttggtttgctgctggcggaaaatttaagttcggcgtttttcataaatacaagaaggactcaaatagacattgaatattttacttaaaagtaactttcaacccaacgtctttttttcggagttcaaaatgtttttgttgcatgcagaaatgtaatttcgttttctctgcaggagttcatcaatttcataaatgcaacacattatagtttgtttatacatagcataaaggcaaaaaaaacgttgtatgcagtgttatttcattttaaatgtcaaacgggttttgcggctcccagtgttttcttttctgtgggaaacgggtccaagtggctctttcagtggtaaaggttgctgacccctggtctataggatgcacagtcagtatgGTCTTTATcgttcttcaatattaaagaaatggaagctctataaaaagattgtggcaaattgcccaatctaattgcttcttcaaaaaccctatataaccaaggagaaagagtagcagaaaaacatttgaaaaattctgctgtatacccatccggaccaggtgctttcccagaattcatggaggaaataacccctttgatttctgcatcGGTCATATGAGtttccaatattgaaagatcatctggtgataattttgggaaattcaatttcccaagaaaatcacacatggtgccacaatcctgaggaaattcagaatgatacagggaggtataaaaatcttgaaatgatttatttatctcatcatggttaactgtcataTCCCCATTTTGCTGACGGATCTTAGTagtttgacgtttaaccaaagcattcttcaattgactaaaTTGACTAAACTAAagcagtttacccgatttatcactatgtatataaaaatcagatctggattTCATtagttgattttcaatcgaagatgtaagtaataaactatattctgtttgaagttcaaccctttgcttgtaaagctccttactaggagtgatcgaatatttcttgtcagtctctttaattttatcaaccaataaaagagcttccttctttatgcgttttctcagaccaacagagtaagcgataatctgtccacgtatatatgctttaaaagtatcccaaagTGTTCCGTAAGAAATATCTTCCGTGGAAttggttgaaaagaagaaatcgttctgttcattcataaatttaataaagtccggatcttgcaataaggtagaatcaaatcgctaTTGTTTAGCATTAGgaactgtatccgtaaatttaatagaaagttttaatggagcatggtcagaaatagctataatatcataataacAAACATTGACCGAAGGAatcaaacaagagtcaataaaaaaataatcaattctcgaataagaatgctaaacatgtgaaaaaatgaaaactctttgtccttaggatgccgaaatctccaaatatcaaaaactccattatcagtcaaggaagagttaatacaagtggccgacttattgggtaaagtctgagtagatatagatttgtccatcagaggatttaaacaacaattaaaatcaccacccattattaacttatattcatttagattaggtagagaagtaaataaggacttaaaaaaatcaggacaatccacatttggagcataaacattaaccataacaacctttttattaaaaagtaagcccgtaattaacaaaagTCTACCATTTGGATCCGAAaggatatcatgttgaacaaatgcaatagaggagtcaataaaaattgaaacttcctttactttagcattcgatttcgaatggtactgttgaccactccaaaacctaaaaaagcgataattgtcctccttcctcacatgagtttcttgtacaaaaataatatgaacattaagtctttggaatactttgaaaatcttcttttgtttaatcggatggtttaacccattagtattccaagaaacacaattaatggtctgagccatatttctaaaatcaactctttggtataaaaagggttaaccaaattataaactcatgcacccggaagaggaacaaaaataaagagcggacccggaagtgacgacatcgcGGACACACTTGTAGttcaaaatcagcccaaatgaaaaaactaaaaaaaactggtaaaagaaacatagaattagaaaaaagaccacccacctcccacccaagaagagagagaaaaaaaaaccacagCCAAAAATAGGCTGGGAAAAGGGAAGGATGAAACTAACTCTACCCCCATATGAGCAGAAGaccactccatatataaaggatatattaaaaaaatccacccaaactctaaaaaaaattattatcactatactaaaaccaaacttcttaatataattggtagTAAAAAAAAACGAGATTATAATCACTAgaaacttataaatcgggttaaaacccaaacattccaaaaaatatttaaactgtgataagcaatgcattataggaagaagacgaaagaaaaaaaaactccatcttaaaaaaaacaccaaaaatgtttaaaaaaaaccatcttagtaaaaaaaaattcaccttcaaagggtTAAAAATACGCCTttgaaggaataataataatagccAGCGATATAGTATACTGGTTAAAGTAAGTAAAACAAAAAGATTGATATGTCAAAAGAAACCTTTAACTAGAGTATAAagtatagagtaaacctacaccaatagccagaaacaaaatctggttttagGAATCAAAAACCATCTTATACGATCAAAATCACATTTATTAGACATGAATGTCCGTAGCAATAGGGAAGTTCTCCTTCAGAAAGCTTCTCGCATCAGAAATAGAAGTGAAAACCCATCATTGAGCATTCGGCGgcgagattctgagcttcgcagggtataagagcgcaggttttagatttttctcataacattcagacatcagcgGTTTAagaagaagccttgccttcattacttcaggactaaGATCTTCTACTAAACAAAAATTGTGATCCTGAAATTTGACCATTCCTacacgccgagccacacgaataagttgctctttaacatgtacgtaatgaaatcggacaattacaaccaagggtttagctgaagcactcggtgatcgacgcataattctATGAGCGCGATCGAGTAACGGGGGACTATCTGGAAATACAGACGGGAACGCATCCTtcaaaagttgagcaaagtacttcaTGTGGTcgccttgttcaataccttccggaagaccaagtatacgtaagttctgtcttttGGACCGATtttcaaagtcgacactcttggctttaagtgtttccacctgtttaatggTCGAAAGtaagtcctgttgcaatttttcaattatcaaatctcgtttccgagcgtcttcttgcagagatgcgataagaacttgctgctggttaattactgaatccatcttatccatataatcttgaaaagcctttataccttgtttaaaaatttgtcattgttcttcaaatttttgatctaaaacctccaataacaattcataagttaattcagtGTGTTGCAGATGAACTTGCTTTTTTCCATTACCGTTCGGGTTCCGCCCAGGTTCTcgtcctttagatctaagagccatttctgagtacatatcttcaaaaattcacaataagctcttaacgataagtccaagaaaatagcaagaatcttttggtgtaggtaaaaataagttgaataagggtgatcaaaggttaaaaaaagtaaaggttatggagcgaatctaaaacagtactcactccatgagcgtctcctgctgacctccaggctgtcctcaaaaactgagtgaccgtgcaagaaggaagctggtgagggaggccaccaagagacctatgacaactctggaggagttacaagcgtcagtggctgagatgggagagactgagcATACCCAACTGTTGCCCGAGTGCTTCATCagccacagctttatgggagagcaacaaagagaaagctactgttgaacaaaactcacatgaaattttGGCTAGAGTTTGCTGGAAGGTATGTGagagactgaagtcagctggaagaaggttctatggtctgatgaaacccaaaattgagatttttgaccatcagactaaacaaTATGTTTGGCATAACTCCAAAATAAGcaaatcatcaaaaacacaccatccccaccatgaagcatggtggtggctatatcatgctgtggggatgcttcactgcagcaggccctggagggcttgtgaaggtagagggtaaaatgaatgctgcaaaatacagggaaatcctgatgcagtctgcaagagaattgtGACTTCTGAGaactgttttccagcaagacaatgaccccaagcataaacccgaagctatacaggaatggcttaaaaacaacaaacttaatgtcctggagtggccaagtcagagtccaaacttcaatccaattgagagttTATGGTCGGACTtggaaagggctgttcactcacaatccacatgctatctgacagagcttgagcagttttgtaaagaagaatgggaaaaattgcagtgtccagatgtgcaaagctgatagagacctatccacacagactcaaggctgtaattgctgccaaagctgcatctactaaataccgactttgcaataaattattttatgtttaacAATTGTAACTAACAGTTGACCtctcgggtcaagaccctttatcaggtctgggaaggaaggatgcagaagctaACATAAGAAAGTGGTGGGAGGAGTAGGtgttcaagctggcaggtggcaggtgagagcaggtgaggggggaaagtgTTGGGTGGGGGGAATAGAGtaaaaactgggaggtgataggtagaacaaTTAAAGGGTTGAAGAAGCAGTCTGATAAGAGAGAACAGTGGACTATGGAAGTAAGACGACAAGAAGGGGCATCAAAGGGAGGttatggacaggtgaggagaaacagtgagaggggaaccagaactgGGAATGGaataagagagaaagaggaagggaagagaaattactggaagttagggaaatcgatgttcatgccatcaggttagtgGCTACCTTGATGGAATACCAGGTGTTGCTTCCTCACCCTGAGTGTGCCTTCATTGTTGCAGGTTTtggggccatggactgacatgtcagaaaggAAATGGGAAGTCAAACTGAAATAGGTGGCTATCAGAAAATCCTGCCTTCTGTGGCAGATGAAGCAAAGGTGCTTGACCAAGCGGTCCCCAAtccacatcaggtctcaccattaAAGAGGAGCTCACGCTCAAAACACGAGATTGCTAAATGATTCTGCCAGACTGACACACGAAGTGTCACCTGACTTGGAGGATTGTTTGGGGCTGAGAAtagtagtgagggaagaggtgtaggagCACGTTTAGCACTTGTCaaacttgcagggataagtggcaggagggagatcagcagcAAAAGACGTGGACAAGGGAGTTACGTAGAGAACAACCTTTACTGAAAGTGGAGAATTAGAGGGCAGGGAAAGAAAGGTTAAGTAGCAGAGTCCATTATAGATGGTGGAAATTACAGAGAATGAGATGCTCCatatggaggctcatggggtgattGGTAAGGACAAAGAGAACCTTATCCCTATTATGGTGGTGAAAGGATGGGGCGAGGGCAGATAtgcaagaaatggaggagattcaGGGGATAGAAGGGGAAACCCCATTCATTGaaaaaagaaagaggacatttcagAAGTTCTAggatggaaagcctcatcctgagaacagatgcagcagagacggaggaactgagaaaaaggaataaaatttttacaagtgacaggttgGGAAGAGGTACAAGTCAAGGtgactgtgagagtcagtagatTTGTAAAATGTATCAGtagatagtctgtctccagaggtAGAGTCAAAGAAAACAAGAAAGGGGACAGAGGTATCAGAGATGGAGCAAGTCAATTTAAGGGCAGAGTGGAAATCAGAGGCAAAGT
The DNA window shown above is from Hypanus sabinus isolate sHypSab1 chromosome 17, sHypSab1.hap1, whole genome shotgun sequence and carries:
- the LOC132407189 gene encoding general transcription factor II-I repeat domain-containing protein 2-like encodes the protein MVDMTAHLNTLNTALQGKGRTALHMLEDVLAFERKLTVLARDLQKGTLSHFPNLREFKQGHDMIISEYLHSAIIAMQTSFGKRFCEFREEKNTLSFPVTPLSIDPSLLNTTALAGVSQPDLEMELADIADKDIWVSKFRRLTADLEDVARQKAVLAQKHKWSDIENLTDDSLRSCVKMKVTSYSPDVQMLCAEVQEQKSH